TCTTCTGGGACCTTGTATGCATCAAGCGTCACTTCAGTCAGATAAAACCCAGGATGCAAGCTCTGTAGCCACGTCAAACAAACAAGTAAAGAAATAAACTTTTAATCAGATCAGATCATATCAATCAAAAAAGTGAATTAACTTTTTTTCTTTTTAATCAAATTACTTACATCGAGCTTTTTCTGAACGGTCCTCGGCCGCTTCTTCGGCCGGCGCGGTGGCCGGTGACCAAAAGCCGCCATGAAATCCTCCTCGATCTCCTTCTTCGACAGCTTCACGGAGAACTTGGGCCGCGTCGTCGTCTCTGCTTCTTCCACCACTCCGCCTCTCGGCGGCGATGGATTCACTGTCCTCTCCTCAACTGGTTCCTTGCACGCTGCTGCTCTTCTCTTCCTCAGGTTCCACGGCTTCGCCGGAGAAACCTCCTTCTCCTTATCTTGGCCGGAGCCATCGGGTTTCCGCTCTTCTTCGCGTTGCTCCTTGAGAGCATACATGGATTCAGTGATCTTGTCCCTCACCGTCTTCAGATCCGACATGATCTTCACCCTGAACTCCTCGATCCCTTCCTCCTCCTCCTCCCCGCCGCCGTATTCCGCAGACTTGAACGGTGCGCGGCGATGTTGGTTGTTGCTGTTGCTCCGATGCTCAGACTGGAACCTAAACGGGATCGAAACAGAGGAGCCGGCGAATCGCAAAGACGAAGATCGCCGTCGGAGTCGATGATCGCCGGAACTCGTGGAATCGTCGATCTTCATGCACTTGAGGTGTCGCTGGC
The DNA window shown above is from Brassica oleracea var. oleracea cultivar TO1000 chromosome C3, BOL, whole genome shotgun sequence and carries:
- the LOC106331879 gene encoding uncharacterized protein LOC106331879 — encoded protein: MTTTRRRPEPPKSLHNFTLPNLRWGSQRHLKCMKIDDSTSSGDHRLRRRSSSLRFAGSSVSIPFRFQSEHRSNSNNQHRRAPFKSAEYGGGEEEEEGIEEFRVKIMSDLKTVRDKITESMYALKEQREEERKPDGSGQDKEKEVSPAKPWNLRKRRAAACKEPVEERTVNPSPPRGGVVEEAETTTRPKFSVKLSKKEIEEDFMAAFGHRPPRRPKKRPRTVQKKLDSLHPGFYLTEVTLDAYKVPEETKNMQR